From the genome of Miscanthus floridulus cultivar M001 chromosome 10, ASM1932011v1, whole genome shotgun sequence, one region includes:
- the LOC136487366 gene encoding uncharacterized protein yields MAASTAAADADAATASGADEPQAACDDSACSTPFVSAPSSPTRDPDRDPYPSHFFFSAPTSPTRGGGKDAITGVLDFDFDFSSRFPSPSAAAMSSADELFHNGQIRPVRLAAALLQPHPDPAALLDFVPDTAAEQEAEADERGRVRSRSLRRKARSMSPFRTHWRSASHAPVPLPEPESADEAKPAATPAASRSSSSSSTASSASSTSWSSSRGSRRLGGFLKDLLHRSKSDGGKTTHHQHQHSHQAAAGPAPPTAATAKASASSPTPFPSPAAAKGRSSGAPGHRGGGRRRSAHERLYEARRAEAEEMRRRTSLPYRQGLLLFGCIGLGNRSYGAVHGLARGLNAAAAVSSRS; encoded by the coding sequence ATGGCCGCTTCCACCGCGGCAGCGGACGCCGACGCCGCGACTGCCAGCGGCGCGGACGAGCCGCAGGCGGCCTGCGACGACAGCGCCTGCTCGACGCCGTTCGTCAGCGCGCCGTCCAGCCCCACGCGGGACCCCGACCGGGACCCCTACCCGTCCCACTTCTTCTTCAGCGCGCCGACCAGCCCCACCCGCGGCGGCGGGAAGGACGCCATCACCGGCGTCCTCGACTTCGACTTCGACTTCTCCTCGCGCTTCCCgtcgccctccgccgccgccatgtcCTCCGCCGACGAGCTCTTCCACAATGGCCAGATCCGCCCCGTCCGCCTCGCCGCCGCGCTTCTCCAGCCCCACCCGGACCCCGCCGCGCTGCTCGACTTCGTCCCCGACACTGCCGCGGAGCAAGAGGCTGAGGCGGACGAGCGCGGCCGCGTCCGGAGCCGCTCCCTGCGCCGGAAGGCGCGCTCGATGTCGCCGTTCCGCACGCACTGGCGGTCCGCGTCCCACGCGCCTGTACCGCTGCCGGAGCCCGAGTCCGCCGACGAGGCAAAGCCGGCAGCGACCCCCGCGGCGTCgcgctcgtcgtcgtcctcgtccaccgCCTCCTCTGCCTCGTCCACGTCGTGGTCGTCCTCCCGCGGATCCCGCCGCTTGGGCGGGTTCCTGAAGGACCTGCTCCATCGGAGCAAGTCGGACGGCGGCAAGACCacccaccaccagcaccagcatTCCCACCAGGCTGCAGCAGGTCCAGCTCCGCCAACCGCGGCGACTGCGAAGGCGAGCGCATCGTCACCAACTCCGTTTCCGTCACCCGCGGCGGCGAAGGGGAGGAGCAGTGGCGCGCCGGGCCACCGCGGCGGCGGCAGGAGGAGGTCGGCGCACGAGCGGCTGTACGAGGCGCGGCGCGCGGAGGCCGAGGAGATGCGGCGCCGGACGTCGCTGCCGTACCGCCAGGGCTTGCTCCTCTTCGGCTGCATCGGGCTCGGCAACCGCAGCTACGGCGCCGTCCACGGCCTCGCCAGGGGGctcaacgccgccgccgctgtctcCTCCAGGTCGTGA
- the LOC136489820 gene encoding uncharacterized protein, with protein MEWRGHSAQAGATAQALGSSGPARDRDTGGDAVRVAAMVVAAAAGALRSTDDGDTARKKAGTSGVVRVTDGEAARARGLLQRRAAERRTRLDKLSASRAAAALRDSGSATADAVAVDQRGPVGHGSAAMVRAAGSEPARARAKREGTALHGSVREQREKRKGEGAPVPACRKEANGRGSTTSRLKPREGSSSSLISAQ; from the exons ATGGAATGGCGCGGCCACTCGGCCCAGGCGGGTGCTACGGCACAGGCGCTGGGGAGCAGCGGCCCAGCGCGGGACCGGGACACGGGCGGCGATGCCGTGCGGGTCGCGGCCATGGTGGTTGCGGCAGCGGCCGGGGCACTTCGGAGCACGGACGACGGAGACACGGCGAGGAAGAAGGCCGGCACCAGCGGAGTCGTGCGGGTCACGGATGGAGAGGCGGCTCGGGCGCGCGGACTGTTGCAGAG GAGAGCAGCAGAGCGCAGGACGCGGCTGGACAAGCTGTCTGCGAGCAGAGCCGCGGCGGCGCTGCGGGACTCGGGCTCGGCGACTGCGGATGCTGTGGCTGTGGACCAGCGCGGACCCGTGGGGCACGGCAGCGCGGCCATGGTGCGTGCTGCGGGCAGCGAACCGGCGCGGGCCAGAGCGAAAAGGGAAGGGACGGCACTGCACGGGAGCGTGCGCGAGCAGCGCGAGAAGAGAAAGGGAGAAGGGGCGCCGGTGCCCGCGTGCAGGAAGGAGGCGAACGGCAGAGGCAGCACGACTTCCAGACTTAAGCCGCGCGAgggtagcagcagcagcctgATCTCGGCACAATGA